A stretch of the Gossypium hirsutum isolate 1008001.06 chromosome D07, Gossypium_hirsutum_v2.1, whole genome shotgun sequence genome encodes the following:
- the LOC107956173 gene encoding uncharacterized protein, with product MILSKKRQLGEFETVALTEGCTAMLTNKLPQKLKDLGSFTIPLSIGNQYVGKALCDLGASINLMPMSVFKKLGIGEVRPTTITLQLAYRSFVNPEGTIEDVLIRVDKFIFPVDFIVFDCKDDKDVRIILGRPFLATGRTMIDVQKGELTMRVNDQQITFNVFKALKCADDIEKCHAVNLLDSVVEVEFEK from the coding sequence ATGATACTTTCAAAGAAGAGACAATTGGGAGAATTTGAAACAGTCGCACTCACTGAAGGGTGCACTGCTATGTTGACAAATAAATTGCCTCAAAAGTTGAAGGACCTAGGAAGCTTCACAATACCTTTATCAATTGGCAACCAATATGTTGGGAAGGCCTTGTGTGATTTAGGAGCGAGCATAAATCTTATGCCCATGTCTGTGTTCAAAAAGCTAGGAAttggtgaagtaagacctaccaCTATAACCTTGCAATTAGCATATCGATCATTTGTAAACCCAGAAGGTACAATCGAGGATGTCCTGATAAGggtagataaattcatttttcctgTTGATTTCATTGTGTTCGACTGTAAAGATGACAAAGATGTGCGTATTATTTTGGGTAGACCTTTCCTTGCAACAGGTAGGACTATGATTGATGTTCAAAAGGGAGAATTAACAATGAGGGTAAATGATCAACAGATCACTTTTAATGTTTTCAAGGCTCTGAAATGTGCTGATGATATTGAAAAGTGTCATGCTGTCAACTTGTTAGATTCTGTTGTGGAAgtggaatttgagaaataa